In a single window of the Etheostoma spectabile isolate EspeVRDwgs_2016 chromosome 3, UIUC_Espe_1.0, whole genome shotgun sequence genome:
- the treh gene encoding trehalase yields the protein MHTLAILSFSSVALVACVNGANPPPCDSEIYCTGPILHQVQKAKLFDDDKYFVDMKLRETPDVVLSAFRNLSSASPDSTVPPSKLQEFISTYFEKPGTEFEPWTPPDWHDKPKFLGGIADGELRTWAEKIHHLWKSLGRKMVSGVKDHPELYSQIYSPHPVVVPGGRFRELYYWDSYWVINGLLLSEMTDTAHGMIQNFLDLVNRYGFIPNGGRIYYERRSQPPFLTAMVESYYQATKDKEFLRAALPSLEQEYRFWMQNRSVAVEVNGTEHVLNRYHVQVGLPRPESYTDDLELAEGLTDDRKEQLWMDLKAGAESGWDFTSRWYMDGDGHKNGTLRETRTSQILPADLNALLCLNEKTLASFHRILGDLDAAALYEQTAARRLEAIESVLWDAERGSWFDYNLVTDSKHFEFYPSNLAPVWAQCYSRPEMAEKAVQYLKGSGALQFPNGVPTSLGDSGQQWDYPNAWPPLQHMLIHGLSKLPSEDARELAFDLAQRWIKTNWLAYMKYEAMFEKYDVNGDGKPGGGGEYQVQLGFGWTNGVALQLLDQYGPRLVSGSSRVSPGLLLPLVLSAALRLQ from the exons ATGCACACGTTGGCGATCCTTAGCTTTTCATCAGTGGCTCTTGTAGCCTGTGTAAACGGTGCTAACCCCCCACCTTGTGACAG TGAAATATACTGCACTGGGCCCATCCTGCACCAGGTACAGAAAGCTAAACTGTTTGATGATGACAAGTACTTTGTTGACATGAAACTGAGGGAGACTCCAG ACGTCGTTTTGTCAGCATTTCGCAACCTGTCGAGTGCATCGCCCGACTCGACTGTCCCACCTTCCAAACTGCAGGAGTTCATCAGTACGTACTTTGAGAAACCAGGGACAGAGTTTGAGCCGTGGACACCACCAGACTGGCATGACAA GCCCAAGTTCCTGGGAGGCATAGCAGACGGAGAACTACGTACCTGGGCTGAAAAGATCCATCATCTGTGGAAGTCTCTCGGCAGAAAG ATGGTCAGCGGCGTTAAAGATCACCCGGAGCTCTACTCGCAGATATACAGCCCACATCCTGTCGTCGTGCCGGGGGGGCGCTTCAGGGAACTCTACTATTG GGACTCCTACTGGGTCATCAATGGGCTCCTGCTGTCAGAGATGACAGACACGGCTCACGGGATGATTCAGAACTTCCTCGACCTTGTAAACAG ATATGGCTTCATCCCAAACGGTGGGCGGATTTACTATGAAAGGCGCAGTCAGCCTCCATTCCTCACCGCAATGGTGGAGAGCTACTATCAAGCAACCAAGGATAAAGAGTTCCTCAG AGCAGCGTTGCCATCTCTGGAGCAGGAGTACCGATTCTGGATGCAGAACCGTTCTGTGGCTGTGGAAGTAAACGGGACGGAGCATGTACTGAACCGGTACCATGTGCAGGTGGGCTTGCCCAG ACCTGAATCCTACACAGATGACCTGGAATTAGCTGAAGGATTAACGGATG ACCGTAAGGAGCAGCTGTGGATGGATCTGAAAGCGGGTGCGGAGTCTGGGTGGGACTTCACATCCCGCTGGTATATGGACGGTGACGGCCACAAGAACGGCACCCTCAGGGAGACCCGTACCAGCCAGATCCTGCCGGCTGACCTCAACGCTCTCCTGTGCTTAAACGAGAAGACTCTCGCTTCATTTCACAGGATACTAG GCGACCTTGATGCTGCTGCCCTGTATGAGCAGACTGCAGCCCGCAGACTGGAGGCCATAGAGTCTGTGCTGTGGGATGCTGAGAGGGGATCCTGGTTCGACTACAACCTGGTGACGGACTCCAAACACTTTGAGTTTTATCCCTCCAACCTGGCACCTGTCTGGGCACAGTGCTATTCTCGGCCTGAGATGGCAGAGAAGGCAGTACAGTATCTGAAG GGGAGCGGTGCTCTCCAGTTCCCCAACGGAGTCCCAACGTCGCTGGGAGACTCTGGGCAGCAGTGGGACTACCCCAACGCCTGGCCTCCTCTGCAACACATGCTCATCCATG GTTTGTCCAAACTTCCTTCAGAGGATGCAAGAGAACTAGCCTTTGATTTGGCCCAGCGTTGGATCAAGACAAACTGGTTGGCATACATGAAATATGAAGCCATGTTTGAGAAG TATGATGTCAACGGCGATGGCAAACCTGGGGGTGGAGGAGAATACCAAGTTCAg CTGGGTTTTGGCTGGACCAACGGTGTGGCCCTGCAGCTCCTGGACCAGTATGGGCCCAGACTCGTCTCAGGTAGCAGTCGAGTGTCTCCCGGCCTCCTGCTGCCTCTGGTCCTCTCGGCCGCTCTCAGGCTTCAGTGA